From Thalassoglobus sp. JC818, one genomic window encodes:
- a CDS encoding nitroreductase family protein: MSKLPNPLDVRQSDHPIEELFLKRWSPRAMNGEGVEASIMDQLFEAARWAPSTYNEQEWRFLYSHRESPSWETFFGLLAEANQSWCDKAGVLVVVASRTTFSRNGKPNPVHEFDAGLATQNLLLQAAQLGIVAHPMAGYDRGKAKIALEIPDGFETHCMIAIGHPGNPEALPEQMRQNETPTGRKTIDKIAKQGEFAFED, from the coding sequence ATGTCCAAACTCCCGAATCCACTCGACGTTCGTCAATCCGATCATCCCATCGAAGAACTTTTTCTCAAACGCTGGTCTCCTCGAGCGATGAATGGAGAAGGAGTTGAGGCTTCGATCATGGATCAGCTGTTTGAAGCGGCCCGCTGGGCTCCTTCGACGTATAACGAGCAGGAATGGCGATTCCTCTATTCGCATCGGGAATCTCCCAGCTGGGAAACATTCTTCGGCCTTCTCGCGGAAGCGAATCAGTCGTGGTGCGACAAAGCGGGGGTGTTGGTTGTCGTCGCGAGTCGAACAACGTTCAGTCGCAACGGAAAACCGAATCCGGTGCATGAATTCGACGCTGGGCTGGCCACTCAGAATCTCCTGCTGCAAGCGGCCCAACTGGGCATCGTTGCACATCCAATGGCTGGCTACGATCGCGGCAAGGCTAAGATCGCGCTGGAGATTCCCGATGGGTTTGAGACGCACTGCATGATCGCAATCGGTCACCCCGGGAATCCGGAAGCTCTGCCGGAACAGATGCGACAGAACGAAACGCCAACTGGTCGAAAAACGATCGACAAGATTGCCAAACAGGGCGAGTTTGCGTTTGAAGACTGA